From a single Lytechinus variegatus isolate NC3 chromosome 9, Lvar_3.0, whole genome shotgun sequence genomic region:
- the LOC121421756 gene encoding uncharacterized oxidoreductase YjmC-like isoform X2, producing MTERESDYGYVAVAEAQAFMERCMVATGVSTDHASALAEVLACADHRGHYSHGMNRLEMYVKDIKSGITEKTGEPTILKELAGTAWVDGNNLLGPVVGKFCIDLAIKKAKEAGIGWVVAKGSNHYSIAGWYTLRAIEQGMIGLSTTNTSPLVVPTRARKAMFGTNPISCGAPAENGDSYVLDMATSTVALGKIELNAVKEIPIPNGWGCDASGTESNDPKAVISGGGLLPLGGSEIAGGYKGYGLAMMVEVLSGILGGGAFGPNIRKWKTSNQVANLGQIFVAINPEAFAPGFEGRMSSLMDMCRSAEPAEGETEVLVAGDPERKNIAKVEKDGGLRYHNNLLRNMDTLAASLGVEPIKRN from the exons TGATTACGGATATGTGGCGGTCGCGGAGGCCCAGGCCTTCATGGAGAGGTGTATGGTCGCCACAGGGGTTTCCACCGATCATGCTTCAGCCCTAGCGGAAGTCCTGGCCTGCGCTGACCATAGAGGGCACTATAGTCACGGGATGAACCGTTTAG aaatgtATGTTAAAGACATAAAGAGTGGTATCACAGAAAAGACTGGAGAGCCTACTATATTAAAG GAACTTGCGGGTACAGCTTGGGTAGACGGTAATAATCTACTAGGTCCTGTTGTGGGGAAGTTCTGCATCGATCTTGCCATAAAGAAAGCCAAGGAAGCTGGTATAGGATGGGTGGTTGCAAAAG GTTCCAATCATTACAGTATTGCCGGATGGTACACGTTAAGAGCTATAGAGCAAGGAATGATTGGTCTCAGTACTACAAACACATCACCTCTAGTGGTGCCTACTAGAGCAAGAAAG GCAATGTTTGGAACAAACCCTATTTCGTGCGGTGCACCGGCCGAGAATGGGGACAGTTATGTACTTGATATGGCCACTTCCACTGTAGCGTTGGGGAAG ATAGAATTGAATGCTGTGAAAGAGATCCCAATTCCGAACGGCTGGGGATGTGATGCTTCCGGAACG GAGTCTAATGATCCCAAAGCCGTCATATCAGGAGGAGGATTACTCCCGCTGGGTGGGTCAGAGATCGCAGGTGGATATAAG GGCTATGGTCTTGCCATGATGGTGGAGGTTCTTAGTGGCATCTTAGGAGGAGGGGCCTTCGGACCCAACATCAGGAAATGGAAAACAAGCAACCAAGTAGCAAATCTG GGCCAGATATTTGTAGCGATCAACCCCGAGGCTTTTGCGCCTGGTTTTGAAGGGAGAATGAGCTCGCTCATGGATATGTGTCGGAGTGCTGAACCT GCAGAGGGAGAAACAGAGGTTCTCGTAGCTGGCGACCCGGAAAGGAAGAACATTGCCAAGGTTGAAAAAGATGGTGGTCTGAGGTATCACAACAACCTATTGAGGAATATG